From Apilactobacillus bombintestini:
AAGCATTTTATTGTAGCTGCTACCTTTACTAATGGATTTAATATCGTCATGATTTCTAACTTTTAGATCATTTACTGATAAATTAGTGAATCCTTTAGCCATAGCACGGCCATCTTTAAAACTAACAAATACATCTTTAGCCTTAAATGAACTATTCAATTTATTCCAAGTATAGTCTTGGCTCTTTTCACCATCATCATTCTTAGTTTCGATTTTTGATGGTTTACCTAAGATCTTTTCAACAGTTTTTACTGTATCTCCTTTAGTTTCACCATTAAAAGAACTTACCTTTACTTGATTGTATCTATCTACATTGATAATGCTGTCATTGTTATTACCAACTTTGTTGCTTTTACTATTACCACATGCAGTTAGCATAAATACAGCTAACAAAGAAACTAGTAATATACTTAATTTTTTCATCCTATATTCTCTCCTTGTATATGTATTCTACATATTAATTATTAACACATTATTTTAATAATGTTCAGTATGCTCTAAATTATTTTTAAAAGCTAAATAAACACAGCTGCTACATATTATAAATTGTCATAGAAATAAGAAAGAGGCACCAGGAGATGTTTCTTTTATTTAGAAAAGGTAGGAAATAATTTTTTATAACTCTGTTGATTCAACAAAGTAATTTTTGTTGTTTTGACCTTGATTTTATAAAATGTAGTGATAGAATCTAGCTTGTATTAAACTTATTTTTTAATTTTTTAATTAATTTTTTGATGAATCGAGGAACTTTGAAAAATGAAATCAAATATGACTTTTAGTTATGATTCTAGACCTATTCTTACATTGAATAACGATATAAATAATAGTGGTA
This genomic window contains:
- a CDS encoding DUF3862 domain-containing protein encodes the protein MKKLSILLVSLLAVFMLTACGNSKSNKVGNNNDSIINVDRYNQVKVSSFNGETKGDTVKTVEKILGKPSKIETKNDDGEKSQDYTWNKLNSSFKAKDVFVSFKDGRAMAKGFTNLSVNDLKVRNHDDIKSISKGSSYNKMLKKLGTPDAEEQMGSGNLGFRIAYYLTDKKGNSTSYVAVGDYISQIVNKKLK